The genomic stretch GCTTTCATTTGTAAGCCAAATTCTTTTGATTTTTGAGGATCACTGAATCCATCAAGCCATCCACTCATAGCAGCTTTCAAATCTTCTGGAATTTCAGTATTTTTAGCTTCGGCAATGAGAGCGGCTAATTTTTTTCTTCTATGAATAACACCGATTGCCATACCATAACTAAATTCAGCAGCATCTTCAAAGAGTGAGTTACCCCAAGCTGGACCATGTCCATTTTTATTTATGCAATATGGACTCGATGGTGCAGAAGCTCCCCAAATTGAGCTACAGCCAGTGGCATTACCGATAATCATTCTTTCTCCCATAAGCTGAGTTAAAACTTTTACATAAGGAGTTTCTCCACAGCCTGCGCAAGCGCCTGAGAACTCAAGTAAAGGTTGGCAGAATTGAGAGCCTTTTACGCTTTCACGTTTTGTAACGTCGTCTCTAATTGGAAGACTTAATGCAAAATTATGATTCGGAACTTGAACTTCAGTTTGAGTTTCAATAGGTCTCATAACAAGAGCTTTTTTCTTTGAAGGACATATATCTGCACAATTTCCGCAGCCAAGACAATCAAGGGTATTTACTTGTATTCTAAAATGATGACCGGCAAATTCTTTCCCAAGAGCTGGCTTTGTTTCAAATGTAGAAGGAACATTTTTCATTTCTTCTTCAGTCGCAAGATACGGCCTTATTGCTGCATGGGGACATACAAATGCACATTGATTACATTGTATGCAGTTTTCTGTAATCCATTCAGGAACATTAATAGCTACTCCTCGTTTTTCGTATTGAGATGTTGCTACAGGAAAAATTCCATCCGGTGTAAAACTGCTTACAGGAAGGAGATCTCCTTTTTGTTCAAGCATAGGATTCATTACATTTTTAACAAAATCAGGTACGTCTTTAGTTACAATGGATTCGATACCTGCGGTTTTCCATGATTCAGGATATTTAATTTCAACTAAATTAGATAAAGTCTGGTCAACAGCATCGATATTCATTTTTACTATATTATCGCCTTTGCTTCCGTAAGTTTTTTTAATGTCCGACTTAAGGAGTTCCATAGCTTTTTCAAATGGCAATACCTTTGCAAGTTTAAAAAAGGCTGTTTGCATTATCATATTGATTCTTCCGCCAAGTCCAAGTGATTCGGCTAATTGAACAGCGTCAACATTGTAAAATTTTAAATTTTTACGAGCTATATTTCGTTTCATTGATGCTGGAAGATTCTTTTCCATATCTTCAAGGGTTGTCCATGCGGAATTTAAAACAAAAGTTCCTTCTTTTTTTATTCCTTCAAGAATATCATAAATGGCAACATAGCTTGGTTTATGGCAAGCTATATAATCAGCAGAATTTATAAGATATGTGGATTTTATTTCTGATTCTCCAAATCTTAAATGGGAAACAGTTATTCCACCTGATTTTTTTGAATCATAGGCAAAATATCCTTGAGCAAACATATCAGTATTATCGCCTATTATTTTGATAGCACTTTTGTTTGCTCCAACAGTTCCGTCCGAACCAAAACCCCAGAATTTTGCCTGAACAGTTCCGGCAGGAGTTGTGTGAAAATCAGCATCAACTTCAAGGGAAGTATTGGATACATCATCAATTATTCCCACTGTAAAATGATTTTTAGGACAAATCGCCTTCATATTATCGAATACTGCTTTAACCATTGGAGGTGTAAATTCTTTAGAACCAAGACCGTATCTTCCGCCAACTATTTTAGGCATTTCATTTCTTTCTAAAAATGCTGTGCATACGTCAATATATAATGGTTCTCCGATTGAACCTGGCTCTTTTGTTCTATCTAAAACAGTAATAGTTTGAGCTGTTGCCGGAACAGTTGCAAGAAAATCATCTATTGAAAAAGGTCTATAAAGACGAACTTTTACAAGCCCTACCCTTTCACCATTATCATTTAAATGATTTACAGTTTCTTCAATGGTTTCACAACCTGAACCCATAGCAATTATAATTCTTTCAGCTTCAGGGTCCCCAACATAATCAAAAAGCTTGTAATGCCTTCCGGTTAATTCTCCAACTTTTTTCATATAGCTTGATACCATTGTTGGAATTTTAAGATAAAACGGATTGGCCGCTTCTCTTCCCTGAAAATAAATATCAGGATTCTGAGCAGTACCTCTAATTACAGGGTGCTCTGGATTCATAGCTCTTTTTTTAAAGTCTTCAACTGCTTTCATATTAACAAGAGGCACCATGTCTGCATAATCAATCAATTCAACTTTTTGAATTTCATGGGAAGTTCTGAATCCATCAAAAAAGTGAATAAAAGGAATTTTCCCTTCAATTGCACAAAGGTGAGCAACAAGCGCGAGATCCATAACTTCCTGAACTGAACCGGACGCAAGAAGTGCGAATCCAGTCTGACGGACAGCCATAACATCAGCATGGTCTCCAAAAATTGATAATGCATGCGCTGCAATTGCTCGAGCAGAAACATGAAATACTCCTGGCAGAAGTTCTCCAGATATTTTATACATATTTGGAATCATTAAAAGAAGACCTTGAGATGCTGTAAATGTGGTAGATAATGCTCCTGCAGCAAGAGAACCATGAACTGCGGCAGCAGCCCCTGCTTCTGATTGCATTTGTTTTACTGTAAGTATTTCGCCAAAAATATTTTTTCGTCCTTGGGTTGTCCATTCGTCTGCGATTTCGCCCATCGTGGATGAAGGAGTAATTGGATAAATAGCGGCTACTTCACTTAAAGCGTAGGCTACATGAGCTGCAGCAGTGTTGCCATCAATTGTTTTCATTTTTTTTGCCATACGTGTTTCCCTTTTTCTCTTAAGGTGTGTTAATTTGTTAAAAATTAAAGAAAATTTGTTTTGCACTAACTTTTGTTACAATTTGCGTATTTCCATTATTTATTTATGCGCTCAATATGAAAACCTTTTACATGGTATAAAACAGCCCAAATAGAAACGAATTAATACGCAGATTATAACAAATTTCAGTATGGTTGGTGGTTGTATTTATTTTTTATTAGCAATCATTTTTCGTATTAACATCAACGGAAAGTTTTTTCTCAATTATTTCAAGACCAATAAGGTGATGCCCTCTAAATGCATTGTTTTCGCCTTTACTAATATGTTTTATTTTTGTTTTTAGAATTTCGGGTTTACTTGGCGATTTTTCTGTATAGTACTTAACACATATCTCATCATTGCATTTTAAGTATTGAAGAATTTCCGAATCGTCTTTTACTATTACAGCAAATCCACCTTTGGATATATTCCATATTTTAAGGCGATAAACCAATTCAGATTTTTCAAAAGACATTTCCAAGCTGTAATATTCATTAACTGTAATTCGAGTATCTTTTCTTTTATCTATCCAAGTACTTTCAAGTTTATCAGCCATAATAGTTCCTAAATAATTTCATAAGGAGTAAGACTTTCATATCCATCAGACGTTACAAGTATTGTTTGCTCGAACTGAGCTGATAGGCTTCCATCCTTAGTTACGACTGTCCATTTATCACTTAAAAGTTGAAGTTCTTTACCTCCAAGATTAAGCATTGGTTCAATTGTAAAAACCATCCCAGGTATCAGTATAAAACCGTCTCCTCTTTTGCCATAATGTGGAACAATAGGCTGCTCATGAAATTCAAATCCAATCCCATGACCAACATATTCTTGAACTACTGAGCAATTATTATTTGTAGCGTATTTTTGTATAGCCCATCCGATATCTCCAATAGTATTTCCAGATTTTACCATTGCTATACCTTGTTTTAAAGCTTGCTTACTAACTTCCACTATTTTTTTTGCTTGAGGGCTAGGAGTTCCAACAAAAAAAGTTTTATTAGCATCCGCATAATATCCGTTCAAGAT from Desulfobacterales bacterium encodes the following:
- the nifJ gene encoding pyruvate:ferredoxin (flavodoxin) oxidoreductase; this translates as MAKKMKTIDGNTAAAHVAYALSEVAAIYPITPSSTMGEIADEWTTQGRKNIFGEILTVKQMQSEAGAAAAVHGSLAAGALSTTFTASQGLLLMIPNMYKISGELLPGVFHVSARAIAAHALSIFGDHADVMAVRQTGFALLASGSVQEVMDLALVAHLCAIEGKIPFIHFFDGFRTSHEIQKVELIDYADMVPLVNMKAVEDFKKRAMNPEHPVIRGTAQNPDIYFQGREAANPFYLKIPTMVSSYMKKVGELTGRHYKLFDYVGDPEAERIIIAMGSGCETIEETVNHLNDNGERVGLVKVRLYRPFSIDDFLATVPATAQTITVLDRTKEPGSIGEPLYIDVCTAFLERNEMPKIVGGRYGLGSKEFTPPMVKAVFDNMKAICPKNHFTVGIIDDVSNTSLEVDADFHTTPAGTVQAKFWGFGSDGTVGANKSAIKIIGDNTDMFAQGYFAYDSKKSGGITVSHLRFGESEIKSTYLINSADYIACHKPSYVAIYDILEGIKKEGTFVLNSAWTTLEDMEKNLPASMKRNIARKNLKFYNVDAVQLAESLGLGGRINMIMQTAFFKLAKVLPFEKAMELLKSDIKKTYGSKGDNIVKMNIDAVDQTLSNLVEIKYPESWKTAGIESIVTKDVPDFVKNVMNPMLEQKGDLLPVSSFTPDGIFPVATSQYEKRGVAINVPEWITENCIQCNQCAFVCPHAAIRPYLATEEEMKNVPSTFETKPALGKEFAGHHFRIQVNTLDCLGCGNCADICPSKKKALVMRPIETQTEVQVPNHNFALSLPIRDDVTKRESVKGSQFCQPLLEFSGACAGCGETPYVKVLTQLMGERMIIGNATGCSSIWGASAPSSPYCINKNGHGPAWGNSLFEDAAEFSYGMAIGVIHRRKKLAALIAEAKNTEIPEDLKAAMSGWLDGFSDPQKSKEFGLQMKALLSNTKRNKLLDSILSMEDLFVKKSLWAFGGDGWAYDIGFGGLDHVIASGEDINILVMDTEVYSNTGGQSSKATPTGAVAKFATSGKKTTKKDLGRIAMTYGYVYVASIAMGANKQQVIKAFLEADSYPGPSIILCYAPCINQGLKAGMGKTQEEEKRAVECGYWPLYRYNPLLAKEGKNPFVLDYKDISGNVQEFLSGEVRFASLARSFPEESKKLRAKIEEELNERNKILKHMADPKEVCLPDEKVSE
- the map gene encoding type I methionyl aminopeptidase; amino-acid sequence: MIKNKIPKIGRNESCPCGSGHKYKKCCQGKLDIPLSFWEKVYTDQHKIRLKNSKDIEGIKETGKLVLKTLDLVEESIKPGITTNDINTLVHEFTIKNGAIPAPLNYRGFPKSVCTSVNSVICHGIPNNYVLKEGDIVNVDITTILNGYYADANKTFFVGTPSPQAKKIVEVSKQALKQGIAMVKSGNTIGDIGWAIQKYATNNNCSVVQEYVGHGIGFEFHEQPIVPHYGKRGDGFILIPGMVFTIEPMLNLGGKELQLLSDKWTVVTKDGSLSAQFEQTILVTSDGYESLTPYEII